One genomic region from Candidatus Methylomirabilis tolerans encodes:
- a CDS encoding FAD:protein FMN transferase: protein MSRRDLTILDECGLSRRRFLTAIAGGAGGMLFGLLSPGTARGNSKMRTLTLGRVLMGTAVEIEANHPDLSIARSAIEAGLQRMESVDRLMTVFRHDSEIGLVNRVAATRAVAVGQETFTVLTEAERIRLTSGGAFDVTIHPLVQLWHRTAKEGRLPSSQAIEATLGLVGHDGLLLNPDNRSVRLQRAGMGIDLGGIAKGYAVDVAAETLRHDGVHSGLIDAGGDLRVVGCNRDGGIWKIGLRHPLASSRLLLSVLVEDAAVATSGNYFRYVTVSGRQYGHLLHPRTGTPADTALSATVIARSAIRADALATAAMVHGADAMAFIRRVGGIEGIVVHPLAHHPGKVLVQMTPGLRHRVELLDRTAELEG, encoded by the coding sequence GTGAGCCGGCGCGATCTGACGATCCTTGATGAGTGTGGCCTCAGCCGCAGACGGTTCCTTACGGCGATCGCGGGAGGCGCCGGGGGAATGCTCTTTGGGTTGCTCTCGCCCGGAACGGCACGGGGCAACTCGAAGATGCGCACGCTGACCCTCGGCCGTGTGCTTATGGGCACGGCCGTGGAGATCGAGGCGAATCACCCCGACCTCTCGATCGCCAGAAGCGCGATCGAGGCAGGCCTTCAGCGGATGGAGAGCGTAGATCGCCTGATGACGGTCTTTCGACACGACAGTGAGATCGGCTTGGTGAACCGCGTGGCCGCCACACGCGCGGTCGCAGTCGGGCAGGAGACCTTCACTGTCCTGACAGAGGCTGAGCGTATACGGCTGACAAGTGGCGGGGCCTTTGATGTCACCATCCACCCGTTGGTGCAGCTCTGGCACCGTACGGCGAAGGAAGGCCGGCTTCCGTCATCGCAGGCGATCGAGGCGACACTCGGCCTGGTGGGTCATGATGGGCTGTTACTTAACCCCGACAATCGCAGCGTTCGGCTGCAGCGCGCCGGAATGGGTATCGATCTTGGAGGGATCGCGAAGGGGTATGCCGTCGATGTCGCCGCAGAGACATTGAGGCATGACGGCGTACACAGCGGGTTAATCGACGCGGGGGGCGACCTGCGAGTTGTCGGCTGCAACCGGGACGGAGGTATCTGGAAGATCGGCCTGCGGCATCCCCTTGCCTCCTCGAGACTGTTGCTCTCGGTGCTGGTTGAGGATGCGGCGGTGGCGACATCCGGCAATTACTTTCGCTACGTCACCGTTAGCGGGCGGCAGTACGGACATCTGCTACACCCGAGAACCGGAACGCCGGCAGATACCGCGCTGAGCGCCACCGTCATCGCCCGGAGTGCAATACGCGCCGACGCTCTGGCTACCGCCGCCATGGTCCACGGAGCAGACGCGATGGCCTTCATTCGACGCGTAGGCGGGATCGAAGGGATCGTGGTCCACCCGCTGGCTCACCATCCAGGTAAGGTCTTGGTTCAGATGACGCCGGGGCTTCGTCACCGGGTGGAGCTATTGGACCGCACTGCTGAACTTGAAGGGTAA
- a CDS encoding ABC transporter ATP-binding protein translates to MGNLAKKRIGEIAAAGTKMIPREQVSSPRPMVIRLEQVSKHYGGDGAPAVEEISFSVEQGEILVLLGPSGCGKTTTLRLIAGFEAPDGGRIEIGGRTVAHNTIFLPPEQRGVGMVFQDYALFPHLTVQENVAFGLRHLGAEQQRNRIAESLDLVGLSTLHGRYPYELSGGQQQRVALARALAPGPQVVLLDEPFSNLDADMRAQIREDVSSILRQAGTTAIFVTHDQEEAFVIADRVGVLNHGRLEQLDHSEAIYHTPATRFIAGFVGSADFVPGLVQGERIITELGTFPNQQGLSVGQAVEMMIRPDDIDLVPDEASESTVLTRQFRGAENLYCVRLPSGRKIHSSQGSTKLIEPGTRVSVKANPTHVVCFGINGLAQ, encoded by the coding sequence ATGGGCAACCTGGCGAAAAAGAGGATAGGAGAGATCGCGGCAGCAGGCACGAAGATGATCCCGCGGGAACAGGTCTCATCACCACGCCCCATGGTCATCCGGCTCGAGCAGGTGAGTAAGCACTACGGAGGAGACGGCGCCCCCGCGGTTGAGGAGATCTCCTTCTCCGTCGAGCAAGGAGAGATCCTGGTGTTGCTGGGACCCAGCGGCTGCGGCAAGACTACGACACTGCGCCTCATCGCCGGATTTGAGGCCCCCGATGGCGGCCGGATCGAGATCGGCGGCCGAACGGTCGCTCACAACACGATCTTCCTGCCGCCTGAGCAGCGTGGCGTGGGAATGGTCTTCCAGGACTATGCGCTCTTCCCGCACCTGACCGTCCAGGAGAACGTCGCATTCGGCCTGCGTCACCTGGGGGCGGAGCAACAGCGGAACCGTATCGCGGAATCGCTGGACTTGGTAGGGCTCTCAACACTTCACGGACGGTACCCGTATGAGCTCTCCGGCGGGCAGCAGCAACGGGTTGCTTTGGCGCGTGCGCTGGCCCCAGGCCCACAGGTGGTCTTGTTGGATGAGCCGTTCAGCAACCTGGATGCCGATATGCGGGCGCAGATACGGGAAGATGTCAGCTCGATCCTCCGCCAGGCGGGAACGACCGCCATCTTCGTCACCCACGACCAGGAGGAGGCATTTGTCATCGCCGATCGGGTCGGGGTACTGAACCATGGACGCCTGGAGCAGCTCGACCATTCAGAGGCGATCTACCACACGCCGGCCACCCGTTTTATCGCCGGGTTCGTCGGGTCGGCCGATTTCGTCCCAGGTCTCGTCCAGGGTGAGCGAATCATTACGGAGCTGGGTACGTTCCCGAACCAGCAGGGGCTTTCGGTAGGACAGGCGGTGGAGATGATGATCAGGCCCGACGATATCGACCTGGTTCCTGATGAGGCAAGCGAGTCGACCGTACTTACCAGGCAGTTCCGTGGCGCAGAAAATCTCTATTGCGTACGCCTGCCATCCGGCCGGAAGATTCACAGCAGCCAAGGTTCGACGAAGCTGATCGAGCCGGGAACCAGGGTCTCCGTCAAGGCCAATCCGACCCATGTGGTCTGTTTCGGCATCAACGGGCTCGCGCAGTGA
- a CDS encoding helix-turn-helix domain-containing protein has product MSRQIGSKRSPEAVQALLGKRLMALRAVRGLRQEAIEARGLNYKYLQRIEAGRCNLTLGTLQRIVLALELEVEDLFQFPPRVVPTPSGIPRGCWPRDGNDRQPRPGALKKLQIFIMEILDRKP; this is encoded by the coding sequence ATGAGTAGGCAGATCGGCTCCAAGAGATCACCTGAAGCTGTCCAGGCTTTGCTGGGCAAGAGGCTCATGGCCCTTCGGGCGGTGCGCGGTCTTCGTCAGGAGGCGATCGAGGCAAGGGGCCTCAATTACAAGTACCTCCAGCGGATCGAGGCGGGGCGCTGCAATCTGACGCTCGGAACCCTCCAGCGAATCGTCCTGGCCCTGGAACTGGAGGTCGAAGACCTGTTCCAATTCCCCCCTAGGGTCGTCCCAACACCTTCCGGAATCCCAAGAGGTTGTTGGCCTCGTGACGGCAATGATCGGCAGCCGAGACCGGGGGCGCTCAAGAAACTGCAAATCTTTATTATGGAGATCCTGGATCGAAAACCGTAA
- a CDS encoding cation diffusion facilitator family transporter, which yields MHTGIVRDSGGSISRRLQIGIVLNLLFALTELIAGLTAGSLALIGDAWHNFSDVIGLAISWVALRQVERPANERKTFGYHRASILAALANGIALIGITLWLFYVAVNRLGSPVTPEAPVMMAVAGIGFLINVGVALSLREGTRDLNIRSAFLHLLSDGFVSLGVVAAGVIILLSGWSLIDPLLSCVIGLLVLVGCWDIVAETVNVLMEGVPRGVQVDLLLRTVRTFPEVKDVHDLHVWSLSSHVYAMSCHLQVADLQASQGNRLLDRISHMLKERFGIAHTTFQLEAGTCTLEQACALNAKGPAAVLRPH from the coding sequence ATGCATACAGGAATTGTCCGGGACAGCGGGGGCTCGATCAGCCGGCGCTTGCAAATAGGGATAGTTCTGAACCTCCTGTTTGCCCTGACCGAGTTGATAGCGGGCCTGACTGCCGGGAGTCTTGCCCTCATAGGCGATGCGTGGCATAACTTCAGCGACGTGATCGGACTAGCCATTTCATGGGTTGCGCTTCGACAAGTGGAGCGCCCTGCCAACGAACGAAAGACCTTTGGCTATCATCGAGCCAGCATCCTGGCCGCCCTTGCCAACGGGATCGCGCTGATCGGCATCACATTGTGGCTGTTCTATGTGGCCGTCAATCGGCTGGGATCGCCGGTTACGCCGGAAGCGCCCGTCATGATGGCAGTCGCAGGGATCGGATTTCTGATCAATGTCGGGGTCGCCCTGTCGCTCCGGGAAGGGACCAGAGATCTCAATATCCGAAGCGCCTTTCTACACCTGCTGAGCGATGGGTTCGTGTCGCTTGGTGTCGTGGCGGCCGGGGTTATTATACTGCTCAGTGGCTGGAGCTTAATCGATCCGCTCCTGAGTTGTGTGATCGGGCTGTTGGTTTTGGTCGGCTGCTGGGACATCGTGGCAGAGACAGTGAATGTGTTGATGGAGGGCGTTCCGCGCGGGGTCCAAGTGGATCTCCTCTTACGAACAGTGCGCACCTTTCCGGAGGTCAAGGATGTGCACGACCTGCATGTCTGGAGCTTGAGCTCTCATGTCTATGCTATGAGTTGCCACCTTCAGGTGGCTGATCTGCAGGCCAGCCAGGGCAATCGGCTGCTCGATCGGATCAGCCATATGCTGAAGGAGCGCTTCGGCATCGCCCACACCACCTTCCAGCTTGAAGCCGGGACCTGCACGCTTGAACAGGCATGTGCCCTTAATGCAAAGGGACCAGCAGCCGTTCTCCGGCCTCACTGA
- a CDS encoding extracellular solute-binding protein, with the protein MISPEKPTRTRFTRRILLLWSLLLSAVLPFCLNATASASELVIYSGRKESAIKPVVELFERQTGIKVALKVGKTSGLANEILQERQRPRADIFIATEAGVDEILAREGLLESYVSAAVRAMATEYKSSSGLWTGISGRARVIIYNKDLVRGGDIPNSIFDLTDARWKGKIAIAGTRERTTLAWLSALVETMGEAKAKAYIDKLLENGLKVLPDNSDVWRGVGSGEFAVGLTNSPNYHLALEAKLPVGVVYPDQGPKGMGVLVNPNTVAIVKGTKNLDQAKRFVNFLLSKPSQELLVHHAFEIPLLPGIDPGQVRPLSGFKALQISQERLADLENKTIALFPGL; encoded by the coding sequence ATGATAAGCCCGGAAAAGCCGACACGGACCCGTTTCACGAGACGAATCCTGCTCCTTTGGAGCCTTCTGCTTTCCGCAGTCTTACCCTTCTGTTTGAATGCGACCGCATCGGCCTCTGAGCTGGTTATCTACTCCGGTCGAAAAGAGAGTGCGATCAAGCCGGTTGTAGAGCTCTTTGAGCGACAAACCGGTATCAAGGTTGCGCTGAAGGTCGGTAAGACCTCCGGCCTTGCGAACGAGATCCTCCAGGAACGGCAGCGGCCGAGGGCCGATATCTTTATCGCAACCGAGGCCGGTGTCGATGAGATTCTTGCGAGGGAAGGGCTTCTGGAGTCGTACGTCTCTGCTGCGGTCCGCGCGATGGCAACAGAATACAAGAGCTCCAGTGGGCTCTGGACCGGCATCTCCGGGCGCGCCAGAGTCATCATTTACAATAAGGACCTTGTGAGGGGCGGCGATATCCCGAACTCGATATTCGACCTGACCGACGCCAGGTGGAAGGGGAAGATCGCCATCGCCGGCACGCGTGAGCGGACGACCCTCGCCTGGCTGAGCGCCCTGGTAGAGACGATGGGCGAGGCGAAGGCCAAGGCCTACATCGATAAGCTGCTGGAAAACGGGCTGAAGGTGTTGCCGGATAACTCCGATGTCTGGCGCGGCGTAGGAAGCGGTGAGTTTGCCGTGGGACTTACCAACTCACCCAACTACCACTTGGCTCTTGAAGCCAAGCTGCCGGTCGGGGTCGTCTACCCGGATCAGGGACCAAAGGGGATGGGTGTCCTGGTCAACCCGAATACTGTGGCAATCGTAAAAGGTACGAAGAACCTCGATCAGGCCAAGCGCTTCGTCAATTTCCTCTTGAGTAAACCGTCACAGGAACTCCTGGTTCACCATGCCTTTGAGATCCCGCTCCTCCCCGGGATAGACCCTGGCCAGGTCCGACCTCTCTCGGGGTTCAAAGCGCTCCAGATCAGTCAAGAGCGCCTGGCCGACCTGGAGAATAAGACTATCGCTCTCTTTCCCGGTCTGTAA
- a CDS encoding DUF4115 domain-containing protein, which translates to MDSEEGSSTSTIGPLLQGARTAKGLTIEAAAAASKVPLSFIRLLEQEQFHLVPDSLYLIRFLTEYATFLGLDPKQVAAQLKDQVSSARRESGLSHPVSSMGSQIDLRRLAMYLLPAVIVIPLIFIGLSLLSGRESAMPPDRRLELPESQGAATSLPEVATAVSPGSQAPSLSTGQPDGSVSPHQVTDPAPQEPQGPPARYKLRAEAKEMTWIAVASDGATRRQALLHPGETASWSANNGFVVTIGNAGGVTLMLNGRPISLKGARGQVIQNLALPENDGPPVAGQ; encoded by the coding sequence ATGGATAGCGAAGAAGGTAGTTCGACGAGCACGATTGGCCCGCTCCTACAGGGAGCCAGGACGGCAAAGGGCCTCACGATCGAGGCCGCCGCCGCCGCCAGTAAGGTTCCCCTCTCCTTCATCCGACTGTTGGAGCAGGAGCAGTTCCACCTGGTCCCCGATTCATTGTATCTCATCCGGTTTCTGACGGAATATGCCACATTTCTTGGCCTTGATCCAAAACAGGTTGCGGCACAGTTGAAGGACCAGGTCAGTTCGGCCAGGCGAGAGAGCGGGTTGTCGCATCCGGTGTCCTCAATGGGGTCGCAGATCGATCTCCGTCGCCTGGCTATGTATCTGCTGCCTGCGGTAATCGTGATTCCCCTTATCTTTATCGGGCTGTCCCTTCTGTCCGGGCGAGAGTCGGCAATGCCGCCGGATCGCCGGCTGGAATTACCAGAGTCCCAAGGTGCGGCTACGTCCCTTCCAGAGGTTGCGACTGCGGTTTCGCCAGGCTCTCAAGCCCCATCCCTGAGTACAGGGCAGCCAGACGGGTCCGTCTCACCCCACCAAGTTACTGATCCCGCACCACAGGAGCCACAGGGCCCTCCCGCCCGGTATAAACTTCGGGCTGAGGCGAAGGAAATGACCTGGATTGCGGTGGCCTCAGATGGGGCAACTCGGAGACAGGCCCTGTTACATCCTGGCGAGACGGCGTCATGGTCGGCGAATAATGGATTTGTTGTGACGATCGGCAATGCCGGAGGGGTGACCCTCATGCTGAATGGTCGGCCGATTTCGTTGAAGGGGGCGCGGGGTCAGGTAATCCAGAATCTTGCCCTACCTGAGAACGACGGGCCGCCCGTCGCAGGGCAGTAA
- a CDS encoding iron ABC transporter permease, protein MTSGGVRNVELGGLGMLWRSQTVGLGLPAALGTALIILLTASPLANLLTSALAGGPKAFAILANSSMLSLIAQTMLLATLATLWAMILGLPPAWILTRTDLPGRRILQTMGVLPLAIPPYIGAFTYITLLGPVGWVNTTYRAMGADGPIVNVYGLWGGALVLGLFTYPYILLIVGSALKGSDPALEEAAKAAGLGPVGIFLRVTFPLLRPSLLAGALLVFLYALSDFGAVSLLRVNTFTTEIFHQLNTRFDQRSAAILSAILILLTAAVLIAQRKSLGRRSFVQRRSGARPATIYPLGRWKVPALCCSYLVLSGSVFLPVALLLYQTGSPLSLLYTLVSGHRYLWNSLWTAAVAATAASGLGLFAAYLAQRRKGPVGLLLTSTTQLGYAVPGTVLGLSLILLYNAYLPWIYGTAAMVILGYLLRFLPQAVQGSTAALAQVNPNLEEAARSLGRSTWQALREVTVPLIRPGIAAGWMLVFISSMKELAATLLLRPAGFDTLPVRIWIASIEVDNTGAAATSLILIAITALPLFLISRLDATVSQLN, encoded by the coding sequence ATGACCAGCGGAGGCGTGCGAAACGTAGAACTTGGAGGACTGGGGATGCTGTGGCGGTCGCAAACAGTAGGGCTGGGGCTCCCAGCCGCTCTCGGAACAGCCCTGATTATCCTTCTGACGGCCTCTCCTTTAGCGAATCTCCTTACCTCTGCCTTGGCTGGAGGGCCGAAGGCGTTTGCGATCCTCGCGAACAGCTCCATGCTCTCGCTGATCGCGCAGACCATGCTGCTCGCCACCCTCGCCACGCTGTGGGCTATGATCCTCGGACTGCCGCCGGCCTGGATCCTTACCCGTACGGACCTCCCGGGACGGCGTATCCTCCAGACCATGGGAGTCCTGCCGCTGGCGATCCCCCCATACATCGGCGCGTTCACGTACATCACGCTGCTCGGTCCCGTCGGCTGGGTCAACACAACGTACCGGGCCATGGGCGCCGACGGACCGATCGTCAACGTCTATGGCCTGTGGGGCGGGGCGTTGGTGCTCGGCCTGTTTACCTATCCGTACATCCTCCTCATTGTCGGGAGCGCCCTGAAAGGAAGCGATCCGGCGCTCGAAGAAGCGGCCAAGGCCGCAGGTCTGGGGCCGGTTGGCATCTTCCTTCGGGTGACGTTCCCCCTGCTGCGTCCCAGCCTCCTGGCCGGGGCGCTGCTGGTTTTCCTCTACGCCCTCTCGGACTTCGGTGCCGTCTCGCTCCTCCGGGTCAACACCTTTACCACTGAGATCTTCCATCAGTTGAATACCCGTTTTGATCAGCGGAGCGCGGCGATCCTGTCCGCCATCCTGATCCTCCTCACGGCCGCGGTACTGATCGCTCAGCGGAAAAGCCTGGGGCGTCGCAGCTTCGTCCAGCGGCGAAGCGGCGCCAGGCCGGCCACCATCTATCCTCTTGGACGGTGGAAAGTGCCGGCCCTCTGTTGCTCGTACCTCGTCCTCAGCGGCTCGGTCTTTCTGCCGGTTGCGCTCCTGCTTTACCAAACCGGCTCGCCGTTGAGCCTCCTGTACACGCTCGTCAGCGGCCACCGTTATCTGTGGAACAGCCTGTGGACGGCAGCCGTGGCGGCTACAGCGGCATCGGGACTTGGACTCTTTGCCGCCTATCTTGCCCAGCGCCGAAAGGGACCGGTGGGATTGCTCCTGACGTCCACGACCCAACTCGGGTATGCCGTTCCCGGCACCGTCCTCGGACTGAGCCTGATCCTCCTGTACAATGCCTACCTGCCATGGATCTATGGGACGGCCGCCATGGTGATCCTCGGCTACCTCCTGCGGTTTCTCCCGCAGGCGGTCCAGGGGAGTACGGCCGCGCTGGCCCAGGTCAATCCGAATCTGGAGGAGGCGGCCCGTAGTCTTGGCCGGTCCACCTGGCAGGCGCTTCGAGAGGTCACCGTCCCCCTCATCCGACCCGGGATTGCAGCTGGATGGATGCTCGTCTTCATCTCTTCGATGAAGGAGCTGGCGGCCACGCTCTTGCTCCGCCCAGCCGGATTCGACACCCTGCCGGTGAGAATCTGGATCGCCTCCATTGAGGTCGATAACACCGGGGCCGCGGCGACCTCGCTGATTCTTATCGCCATTACCGCGCTCCCCCTCTTCCTCATCAGCAGGCTTGACGCCACTGTATCACAGCTCAATTGA
- a CDS encoding FMN-binding protein yields MRVVIILILIVLAFTAPADLTAKVFYAKDEAIRAAFPEADVIENQVFFLTDDQKNQVEALARTPLDSKLVTIYIGKRGQKLLGYAMIDAHTVRTLPEAVMVALTPDGRVSSTLVLAFYEPLDYLPNERWLKQFDQARLTPDLRVGGRIAGITGATLTARAMTTSVRKVLAFYQVLIAKGRG; encoded by the coding sequence ATGCGTGTCGTGATCATCCTGATACTCATCGTGCTGGCCTTCACAGCGCCGGCCGACCTGACCGCCAAGGTATTTTATGCGAAGGATGAGGCTATCCGAGCGGCGTTTCCGGAAGCCGACGTCATCGAGAACCAAGTATTTTTTCTGACAGACGACCAGAAAAATCAGGTCGAGGCCCTCGCGCGAACGCCGTTGGATTCCAAACTGGTGACGATATACATAGGAAAACGAGGCCAGAAGCTGCTCGGCTATGCGATGATCGACGCGCACACGGTACGGACCCTACCTGAGGCTGTCATGGTCGCACTCACTCCGGACGGACGGGTGTCCTCCACGCTCGTCCTGGCCTTTTATGAGCCCCTGGATTACCTTCCGAATGAGCGCTGGCTCAAGCAGTTCGATCAGGCAAGACTCACCCCGGATCTCCGGGTGGGAGGCAGGATTGCGGGAATCACCGGAGCGACGTTGACCGCTCGGGCGATGACCACGTCGGTACGCAAGGTGCTGGCTTTCTATCAGGTATTGATCGCCAAAGGGAGGGGATGA
- a CDS encoding multicopper oxidase domain-containing protein, whose product MNESRQSHAFHRSGRNRELRVLLSLFVPVLTMLMGCTSAIAQQSRTYFIAAVDLDWDYAPTGINQISGNAFGESENVFVQSGKERIGKVYQKAAYREYTDGTFATRKAVEPRWQHLGLLGPVIRGEVGDTLQVVFKNMTGFPASMHPHGVLYAKSSEGTPYNDGTSGSDKADDAVPPGGTHTYTWLVPERAGPGPMDGSSLAWMYHSHTDEPKDTNTGLIGPLIITRKGSANPDGSPKDIDREFVTLFTVFDENVSHYVEQNVERFTSKPRRVLKKRLEDEDFRESNLMHAVNGYVYGNLPGLTMKQGERVRWYLQAYGTEVDLHTPHWHGQTALIMGMRMDMVELLPGSMKTADMTPDIPGTWLYHCHVNDHIDAGMMALFTVTE is encoded by the coding sequence ATGAACGAGTCGCGACAATCGCATGCTTTCCACCGGTCAGGCAGGAACCGGGAATTACGGGTTCTCCTGTCACTGTTCGTTCCAGTTCTTACGATGCTGATGGGGTGCACATCCGCTATAGCTCAGCAGTCCCGCACGTACTTTATCGCTGCCGTCGATCTGGATTGGGACTACGCCCCAACCGGCATCAACCAGATCAGCGGGAACGCATTCGGCGAGAGCGAAAATGTCTTTGTGCAAAGCGGCAAAGAGCGAATCGGCAAAGTCTATCAGAAAGCCGCCTACCGCGAGTATACAGATGGGACCTTTGCGACCCGCAAAGCCGTCGAGCCGAGATGGCAACACTTGGGCCTCTTGGGTCCCGTCATCCGCGGGGAAGTCGGGGACACGCTTCAGGTCGTCTTTAAGAACATGACCGGTTTTCCCGCCAGTATGCATCCGCACGGCGTCCTGTATGCGAAAAGCTCCGAGGGGACGCCGTACAACGACGGCACCTCGGGATCCGATAAGGCCGACGACGCCGTTCCCCCGGGCGGGACCCACACCTATACCTGGCTCGTTCCAGAGCGGGCTGGTCCTGGACCGATGGATGGCAGCTCCCTTGCCTGGATGTACCACTCTCATACTGACGAGCCGAAAGACACGAATACCGGGCTCATCGGGCCGCTCATTATCACGCGCAAAGGAAGCGCCAACCCGGATGGCTCGCCAAAGGATATCGACCGGGAGTTCGTAACCCTCTTTACCGTGTTTGATGAAAACGTCAGTCATTATGTGGAGCAGAACGTTGAACGATTCACCAGCAAGCCGCGTCGGGTGCTGAAGAAGCGACTGGAGGATGAGGATTTTCGGGAAAGTAACCTCATGCATGCGGTCAACGGTTACGTCTATGGCAATCTGCCCGGACTGACCATGAAGCAGGGCGAACGGGTGCGCTGGTACCTGCAGGCTTACGGGACTGAGGTGGATCTGCATACGCCGCATTGGCACGGTCAGACCGCACTGATAATGGGGATGCGCATGGATATGGTGGAATTGCTGCCCGGAAGCATGAAGACGGCGGACATGACGCCGGACATTCCGGGCACCTGGCTGTATCACTGTCATGTGAACGACCACATCGATGCGGGAATGATGGCGCTGTTTACGGTCACTGAATAG
- a CDS encoding DUF151 domain-containing protein, with protein MAMKEMSIKGIHRCGKARRTALILDSSAGWKLWIALTREEAHRIASELKTEGNHPACRCYTNSLYALIEGLLSPSGIGITSVILDASGGDMVVATVKMRVGALDTAETCHTADALALAIRLRVPVFATETLARLVEAKGARSRQDPLPTDAEAAPWLDRIKPTDFAQ; from the coding sequence ATGGCAATGAAGGAGATGAGTATCAAAGGGATTCACCGATGTGGTAAGGCACGGCGGACAGCTCTGATTCTGGACTCCTCAGCCGGATGGAAACTGTGGATTGCTTTGACACGCGAAGAGGCGCACCGCATTGCGAGCGAGCTGAAAACCGAAGGCAACCACCCTGCCTGTCGATGTTATACGAATTCACTCTATGCGCTCATCGAGGGCCTGCTCTCACCGAGTGGCATTGGGATCACTTCGGTCATTCTGGACGCCTCGGGAGGCGATATGGTCGTGGCAACCGTCAAGATGCGGGTCGGCGCCCTCGATACGGCGGAGACGTGCCACACCGCCGACGCGCTCGCTCTGGCCATCCGTCTCCGGGTACCGGTCTTTGCAACCGAGACGCTGGCAAGGCTCGTTGAAGCGAAAGGCGCCAGGAGTAGGCAGGATCCCCTGCCCACCGATGCCGAGGCGGCACCATGGCTGGATAGGATCAAGCCGACGGACTTTGCCCAATAA
- a CDS encoding methyltransferase domain-containing protein, whose product MTAEQSTQLADLPGGDLDVAKMPGHWLLARLGKRVLRPGGLGLTRALLDDLAIGPDDDVVEFAPGLGVTASMILERKPRRYVGVERDAKAMQWTARQLPHSPNVSVVVGAADQTNQPDGSASVVIGEAMLSMHAQERKRLIAAEAFRLLRPGGRYGIHELAVVPDDIPADQKQEIDGMLSSVIHVGTRSLPEHEWRALLEGVGFRIIASGYAPMHLLRPRRLVQDEGVVGAVRLAKNLLLDGAARRRVLAMRRVFEHYRNNLGAIFLIGQKGLD is encoded by the coding sequence ATGACCGCAGAGCAATCGACACAATTGGCGGATCTGCCAGGCGGCGACCTGGATGTCGCGAAGATGCCGGGTCACTGGCTCCTTGCCCGACTTGGCAAGCGCGTCTTGCGCCCCGGAGGTCTCGGTCTAACGCGAGCACTGCTCGATGACTTGGCGATCGGACCGGACGACGACGTAGTCGAGTTCGCACCCGGCCTGGGCGTGACGGCGAGTATGATCCTGGAGCGGAAGCCTCGGCGCTATGTGGGCGTCGAGCGGGACGCAAAGGCAATGCAGTGGACGGCCCGGCAACTCCCCCACAGCCCGAATGTATCAGTTGTCGTCGGCGCTGCAGATCAAACGAATCAACCTGACGGCTCGGCATCGGTCGTCATCGGCGAGGCCATGCTGAGCATGCACGCCCAGGAGCGAAAGCGCCTGATCGCGGCGGAAGCGTTCCGGCTCCTGCGTCCTGGGGGCCGCTACGGCATTCATGAGCTCGCTGTTGTTCCCGACGATATACCGGCCGACCAAAAGCAGGAGATCGATGGTATGTTGTCGTCGGTGATCCATGTTGGCACTCGCTCCTTGCCAGAACACGAGTGGAGGGCCCTGTTGGAGGGGGTCGGATTCCGCATCATAGCGTCCGGATACGCGCCGATGCACCTGCTGAGGCCGAGGCGCCTGGTCCAGGATGAGGGGGTAGTCGGAGCGGTGAGGCTCGCGAAGAACCTCCTACTCGATGGCGCGGCGCGGCGACGGGTACTCGCGATGCGACGGGTATTCGAGCATTACCGCAACAATCTGGGCGCAATCTTCCTCATCGGGCAGAAGGGTCTGGATTGA
- a CDS encoding DUF1858 domain-containing protein, with amino-acid sequence MISPWMRLEEIFLRCPETIRVFAKYGLACPGCSLAAFDTLERGAKAHGVELVALMDEMNATVAEASPAEAFG; translated from the coding sequence ATGATTAGCCCGTGGATGAGACTTGAAGAGATCTTTCTCCGTTGCCCGGAAACAATCCGGGTCTTTGCTAAGTATGGCTTGGCCTGCCCTGGATGCTCCCTTGCCGCGTTCGACACGCTTGAGCGCGGAGCAAAGGCTCACGGTGTTGAGCTGGTAGCCCTCATGGACGAGATGAACGCAACAGTGGCCGAAGCATCCCCAGCCGAGGCCTTTGGCTAG